A DNA window from Engystomops pustulosus chromosome 6, aEngPut4.maternal, whole genome shotgun sequence contains the following coding sequences:
- the FAM83D gene encoding protein FAM83D: MERSVGTAAMANLSQCLDDFSLGSRWPAAPPDLYSEAQRLALEELLSGGPEALRLFLQREKVPGFLSEPEVREILSSAATVQCGEDEVSVSASMDCSSVTYFPEISDVEPPLLELGWPAFSAGSYRGATRVDVHFQPGFGETIYSCKEAARSLIKAAREVIAVVMDSFTDNDIFRDIHEVCRKRRVPVYILLDEAQMPHFLTMCQNLGVSIENEQLMRVRTLTGNNYYTRSGAKIVGKAREKFLLVDGLKVATGSYSFTWMDGKLNSSNMIVLNGQVVEKFDLQFRILYAQSKPISTKLISSIRNHPISLAKMTCNPAALRNPLLSSLLHLEMSKLSSTPKRNNADAKPMWDKNCDLSNNLKAFEDDLMQNCEIISGLKETLSVSTQTEPWEGQRTAKAMDAATQTNVSTSTAGTQTAVLARVASTQTSVFSRSITTQTTNVPETSAASHQTTSTSKTTRLSSSSFTSSSSSSSSMSSTSTGSNTSLRSSDITGSGLNLSDYSMRDSFKKLAKDRQVHYTSIRSKLDHMVSILSRKNRFANTFYACEPTSYGLQRTIMHSSMFNLRDGARFAHM; the protein is encoded by the exons ATGGAGCGCTCAGTCGGTACCGCAGCCATGGCGAAcctgtcccagtgcctggatgACTTCTCCCTGGGCTCCCGCTGGCCCGCAGCCCCCCCGGACCTGTACAGTGAGGCGCAGCGCCTGGCTCTGGAGGAGCTGCTGTCCGGGGGGCCGGAGGCGCTGCGCCTCTTCCTGCAGCGGGAGAAGGTGCCGGGCTTCCTGTCAGAGCCCGAGGTCCGGGAGATCCTGAGCTCCGCCGCCACCGTGCAGTGCGGGGAGGACGAGGTGTCGGTGTCCGCCTCCATGGACTGCTCTTCCGTCACTTATTTCCCGGAGATCTCGGACGTGGAGCCCCCGCTCCTGGAGCTCGGCTGGCCGGCGTTCAGCGCCGGCTCCTACCGGGGAGCCACACGGGTGGACGTGCACTTCCAGCCCGGCTTTGGGGAGACCATCTACAGCTGCAAAGAGGCGGCCAGGTCCCTGATCAAAGCCGCCAGGGAG GTGATCGCTGTAGTCATGGATTCCTTTACAGATAATGACATCTTCCGTGATATTCATGAGGTTTGTCGAAAACGCAGAGTTCCAGTTTACATCTTGCTGGATGAGGCACAGATGCCCCACTTTCTTACTATGTGTCAGAACCTTGGCGTTTCTATAGAGAATGAACAG CTTATGAGGGTCCGAACATTAACCGGAAATAACTATTACACCAGGTCTGGTGCCAAGATTGTTGGAAAGGCTCGGGAGAAGTTTCTGCTTGTGGATGGGTTGAAGGTCGCTACTGGAAGTTATAG CTTCACTTGGATGGATGGAAAGCTCAACAGCAGTAATATGATTGTGTTAAATGGACAAGTGGTGGAAAAATTTGACCTCCAGTTCAGAATCCTCTACGCTCAGTCCAAACCAATCAGTACAAAACTCATTTCAAGCATCCGAAACCATCCAATATCTTTAGCTAAAATGACGTGTAATCCAGCGGCTCTAAGAAATCCATTATTGAGCAGTCTTCTACATCTGGAGATGTCAAAACTCTCCAGCACTCCAAAGAGAAATAACGCTGATGCCAAACCAATGTGGGACAAAAACTGTGATCTGTCAAATAATCTAAAGGCTTTTGAGGATGATTTGATGCAGAATTGTGAAATAATCTCTGGCCTGAAGGAGACTCTGAGTGTGAGTACTCAGACTGAGCCATGGGAAGGTCAGAGGACTGCAAAGGCAATGGACGCAGCCACCCAAACAAATGTCTCTACCTCAACTGCTGGGACACAAACGGCTGTCCTGGCAAGGGTGGCTTCTACCCAAACTTCTGTGTTCTCAAGGTCTATAACTACACAGACAACTAATGTCCCAGAGACCTCAGCAGCTTCTCATCAAACCACATCCACCTCTAAAACAACAAGATTATCATCCTCTTCTTTTacatcctcatcatcctcctcgtCTTCTATGTCCTCCACCAGTACAGGCTCCAATACCTCACTTCGCTCCTCTGACATCACAGGCAGTGGACTGAATCTTTCAGATTATTCAATGCGGGATTCCTTTAAGAAACTTGCCAAGGACCGACAAGTTCATTATACTTCTATAAGATCTAAACTGGACCACATGGTTTCCATACTTTCTAGGAAAAACCGCTTTGCCAACACGTTCTACGCCTGTGAACCCACTAGTTATGGTTTACAAAGAACCATTATGCACAGCAGTATGTTCAACCTCCGCGACGGTGCTCGCTTTGCTCACATGTAA